taaTCCATATAGCTTGCTCCCAAATCTGCTTTCTCAGTAAATTCTAAACAAAACCCAATCATTTCTAGAGAAGAAGATAGagttaaatgctgctttttggtACCACAAGCCCTTCTAAAGGGGGTAAGGCCTGATGCCTGATTACACAGGCATGGCTATACTGGTGACTGTCCAAATGACAAACCAGTTgttctgtctttgttttcttttgcaagagTACCAAACTGGAGTGTTGGTCCTAccacaccttccactagaaaCAAGCAGTTCCACAGTGGTGCTCAGGCCATGTCCTCGTGCAGGAAGGCTGGCTGAATCGATACTGTGTTATGGTGGCTTCTAGCTCCTGTTGCTAGTGCAGATAAGGGTTCAAGAAGACTTTTGGTGAGTTAGAGACTTTCAGAGGTATTGGAGCCGTGTCCTGTAGCTTTCTAGACTTCAGTTTGCAAGTGCTGGCTGACAGTCCCAATCTGAACAGATTGTCATTGTTGAATTCTTTAACTTCTGCATAATCTTTGCATGAATAGAATTTCTTGTGTGTCTTGTGGAATAACCTTTTATATAATTAGTATctgcaataattttttcctttggaaagtaATTCATGTCATCTTGCAGAGATAGGACAGACATTATTCTGCAGTCACACAAGAAGCACTATTCATTCACAGTTTGTGTTGTGGAGCCAGTCCTGGatccccggggctgggctggtttTGTGGCAGCAGTCCTAGTTACAGAATCTTTCTGCAGCGGTTCTGAACTGGGGGCTGCTCTTGAGTCAAACTGGAATGAAGGTGCAGCCTGGAAAGAGCCAAGTAGGAAAGTTTCTTGATGCATTTGGTCCTTTCTTTCTGCTTATAAATAGTAGGCTTTAGTCACCCACCAAGAGTCACATCTGAAGCTCGGCTTGAGGCTGCATTCCCAGATGTGAAAACAGGGATACATACTCCTCTCTCCCAGATGTGAAAACAGGGATACATACTCCTCTCTCAGGCTTTGTCCTGACTAGGTTTGCATGCTGGATCATGTTCAAGGGATCACGTTCAAATAAAGCTGCAAGCTGAGCATGTCCTACCTTGGGCAAGGCAGTCCTACCTTGGGAAAGGAGAGACATTTCTACTCTGTATCTGTAAGGatttgtgctgctccagcccttgaATAACCTGAGCATGTTTCTGCAGACAGTGATAATAAAGCAATTAGTAAATAATTACTGAAAAGACATTACTTAGTGTGGTAGGAAAGAGGATATTGGGGTTTTGTATTGATTGTTTGATTACTTCCTTCTCGGATGCAGCAGTAAAAGGTGCTGACAGCAGAGGTAGGAGGCAGCAATCCTTGTGTTGGCCTGGGCAGATCTGTGTTTGCATTGTGTTGGTTTGTGATAGTACCAGAGGAATACAGGCAAACTGGAAAGGAATTAGAGAGTGCAGCAATCACATTAGAGAGCACATAAACACCTGCAGTTGTTATTTGCCATAGCTGGCAATACGAGgttgaacaaaaaaaatagagtCCATTTAGGCTGGGAATCTAGGAGACTTTTTCCTTGAAGGAATAACCTTACAGACACAAAAACTTCATTGCTTGAAGGTGGCTTAAAGAATTAGAGAAACCGGCTTAGTCAGTGATGTGGCAGGAGGAAACTACCCTTGGAGTGACAGAAGAGGAGACAGTGAGTAATACATTATTACTCTAATTAAGAAATAACTTAATCAAGATGTAATTATTGCCCAAATTAGGTATAAACCCAAACTGTTCTTTGCTGCTAAAAGAAGACCAGTCTGTCCTTGCTGTGTATGAcacagaaggaggaaggagcccTCAGGAAGTCCTGTGCTTTTTCAGAAGCAATATTCATTCTTCATCAAACTTGCTGTCCTGAAGGCCTCTCCTTTCTCTAAATATTATATAGCAGTCATTTCAGGAAATGCCAGAAGGCTTGTTTGAAGTTGGTGGAggctgagaaaaggaaaagcagccgACCTCTTTCCCTGATGTGTTGAAGGGAGTCCATGGATCAGTGGACTTTTTGGAGGCTTAGCATGAGGCCTGACAGAGCCCACGCAGGCATTGGGGAGCCAAGAGCCCTCGTTCAACTGTGGTTCTGATTCAGCACAGGGTTTAGCACACGAGGCAGTGGAGCCGGAGAGCAGTGAGCGGAGGCTGTGAAGTGTCGTTCCCTGGCTTTGTGAGTGATGGTGTGAGCACCTCAGGGTGTGGAAAGGGTTCTGTGCATGCCCTTTCTCCACCGGCACCTCGAGTCACTGCAGTGGCTGGGGTACACCTGGTACCCgtgcttgtccctgggcaaggGGCACACCTTGTACCACGGCTcatccctgggcacagctggtccccctgctgttccctggggaaggggcaCAGCTTGGTACCCCTGGTGttccctggggaaggggcacagcacagctggtccccctgctgttccctggggaaggggcacagcacagctggtccccctgctgttccctggggaaggggcaCAGCTTGGTACCCCTGGTGttccctggggaaggggcaCAGCTTGGTACCCCTGCTGTTCTCTGGGGAAGGGGCACAGCTTGGTACCCCTGGTGtttcctggggaaggggcacagcacagctggtaCCCCTGGTGttccctggggaaggggcaCAGCTGGTACCCCTGCTGTTCCCTCGGGAAGGGGCACACCTCATACCTCTGCTCATCCCTTGGGAGGGCCCTCCCGTGCCGGAGGGGCTTTCGGGCAGTGCCAGTGGGTGTGGAGGGGGGCAGGCCAggacaggaggagctgaggagctgcttggCCCgcagctgggatgggcaggTGGCAGCCTGTTACAGAGCCCAGCATGGCAGTTAGCTCTTGGTCCTGAATGCAATCTTTTCAATGCCTTATATAATCCAAAGAACAACGTGGGAAGGGTTCTTTACCTGTGCCGTGTAACTGCAGTGAGCAGACGTGGCGCATCACAAATTCCATTGAACACTCCTGAATCATTGCTTCTCAATTTTAAATCAAggctttaaaatatgtaaaatgtgAACATTTACACTTGTGCTCTCCCCAGTGGGTAATTACAACAGCAGCAAATTCTTAGGGGACTTGCCTTGTGTGGGCTGTGTTTGTCCAGGCTTTGAGCTAAGTTATGGGATGGAACTGTGGGGAAGGCAGTGCTTTCATCAGGTGCAGGCCTGGCCTTTTGCAGTGCTGGATATTTGCCTTTgaagaaactaaaataaaccCGTGCTGTGGAGTGACTTAGCTGTGTGATataataatgttttattaaatagaTTTCTGTTTGTACAGGAATAGAGGGTGTTCAGAATTTCACTGGGGTGTTTTCATTTGATTGTTTGTGTATTAAAGGAAGATGAAGCAATGTCTAAAATTCAAGACCCTTAAATCTgagatttgctttttttcataaCAAAGTTAAACagcttttgagttttttttctggtgcagTTCTGACCATGATGAtaggaaatgcagctggaaatgaCTGTGCCAAGTGTAAAACTCTCAATTCCTGGTTTTCCTAGGCTTAACCTTTGTACAAATGTTACTATCCTCAATGTCTACAGCAGTGGACTTACTGCATTAAATATGCTGCTATTTATGGGATGTAAGAGCAAGAGTTATTCCTCCTTAAAATATATTGCTGTGGTCCCAGAGACCTTGGTGAAAGGCTAATGGAAGCCAATGTGGCCTTTACTAAAGACTGTGCATTCTTAGAGGCATTCAGCTACTTTGCTGCAGgctttttgcagctttttataATCCAGAGAGCTTGGAAATCCTGAAAGTGCTTTTCTCGACTGCCCTTTGCCTTATCTTTAGagccttggaaaacaaaaggcagaaattcaCAACAGGATCAAAATGTTTTGCTCTATTAGAATTAAAGGTAATGTTTTGCTCGgtctggggagggaaaaaagcaagtCTGAAAAGAATTAATGAGTGGCTAAAATAGAGCTGTTAAAATGGCAGCACACAGACAGCCTGTGTATAAATATAGgccagctcctcagcactgcTCTTATATGGTAGATCCGAGTGAAAGAAGACTATCAGCCTACTCTGTTCTGTGTAGGCCTGTGTGCTGGTTGTTCTGTCTGGTGCCAGATGTTTGGTAGTAGACAGGGCTGCACAATACATGGCAACCATAATGACTGTCACCTTTATTTCTGTTGCAGGGACCTGTGTCACCAGTGTGAGAGAGGAATCTCCCAAGTACACTGTGGATTTTTTCTCTGCGTGTGCTACTGGATGATCTACCCTTTACTGACCCACCCAAAAAAAAGGGTCAAACAGAAATTGCTGACTTCTGCCTTGAAACTGACTGGATTTTATGGCCTCTGCTGGAGAAGCTACCTGGACCATTGGAAATGAAGCAGCTCGTGCTGCACCTCTGCTGAGCATGGAATATGAGCATCGAGGTGCCTTAAGTTAAACCATATGCAAGTTGCACTAGTTGTTGTAACTGCACTGCTGAAACCACTCCAGACTTCTCCAGGGCTTTCCAAGGCAGTAGCTCCTCACACAGTTTGGATGTTTCCAATTGACATTTGAATGTTTTCATCCAGTCTGGCGTGGCTGTGAAAAGCGAGCTTTTCCCTGTGAAGTTCATGGTGAGTTTTGCAGCCTCACTTCCCAGCGTGGTCTGTGCTATGGCAGCGACCTACAGGCTGATGGTGACTTCAGTGAACTGCTACAGCAGCGTGGTGGTAgagcagcactcccagcacaCTGTGCACTACTGCacaggctcctgccagctcctcagaCAGGGACTCACCTGCATAGTTGCTCACCACAgtgtctgtgcagagctcagtgtcCAAGATGCCGACCTGGACCATAAAATTCCTGTTCCTGAAAATGGTCTTGCCTTGGCTGGAAATGAGGACTATCACCAAATCCTCCCAAATAATCCAAGAATCAAGAAAGGCTTTTCAGTGCAAGCCTCCAGCAGTTTAAAAGACATTACTGGTGAGGCAATAAACCTTGCCAGTGGTAAAATAAAGGAATTCTCCTTTGAAAAGCTCAAAAACTCTTCCAGTCATGTGGCCtacagaaagggaaggaaagttCGGTCAGAATCTTTCAGCAGACGATCCTTTGATTTTGACTTGATTTATGGACACTTTAACAATGATGAGAACTGCCCTCCGTGTGGCTTTTTGCAGAGTCCCTCACCTGTGGAGAAATGGCAGGAGAGCAGTGATGCTCCAGAAGTCACCATGAATCCTGTGGTTCCCTTCTGCCCTCATTCCTTCCCTGAAGAAAACTTCATTACCCAGATTTTAGAAAAACACAAGCTAGATGGTTCTTCTGGTGGGGATATTAAGGTGTGCCTGGACATCCTGCTCAAGTGCTCAGAGGATCTGAAAAAGTGCACGGACATAATCAAACACTGCATCAAGAAGAAATCTGCAGATGTCGTTGGTGGAGGGAGCAGCAATGATCCTTTGGCTAATTCAGAGAGGATATACATGAATCTGATGACAAGATTTTCTTCCTACCTGAAAAAGCTGCCCTTTGAGCTGAAGACAGCGGGACAGAGGGAAGCGAGTGACTGGGCAGAGCTGATGAACTGTTTCCATGGCTTGCAGCAAACTCCCTTTCCCCTGGTATTTGGTGATGAGCAGCCACCCAGGTATGAAGATATCATTCAGCTGCCATCCTCAAGTGCAGTTCCTCTCGTTCTACCGGGTCAGGGTGAGGTGACAAGCACTTCCCAGTCCATCCAGACAGGTACTGGGAGcttcacctccagctccctgcccggCGTCCCTCCAGAGAGCAGCGTGAGAGCTCTGAAAGATGCTCTACCTCAGTCACCAGCCCCGAGCCCTTGCGACTGCACATCTGCCACCGAGGCGCTGTACATCGAGGAGGAGTCTGATGGGGACACaacagcagggacacagaagaaggcagagcagaaggggggctggcagagcccggAGCACAGCTACCAGCGAGCTGCTGGTTCAGACCTTGCTGCTGATGCTAAAGCAGAGCAGGCCAGGGTGGGAGATGCTCCTGAGCAAACTGCTCCTTTAAAACCAGCGTCAGACCCTGTGTTGGGTGGTGCCCAAGTTGCTGTCCCCAAAGGAGCCCAGACATGCAGTAGGGTGGACAAGGAGGAGATAGACAAACTGCTGCTGGACTTGGAgagcttctcacagaaaatgcagagtaCTCTGAGGGAGCCCTCTCGGAAGGAGGGCGAGCCTGCCTCACTGCAGGTGTCCGGTAGGCAGGGTAGGCAGGCTCCACCTCTGGCTCTTGAACCCAAAAGTAAACCTGCTGATCCCCCTTCTTCTTTGTCAAAAATCATGGAAACCAACGGTCATAAAATGGAAGAGGATGACAAAGCCCTTTTACTGCGTATCCTGGGAAGCATCGAGGACTTTGCCCAGGAGCTGGTGGAATTCCAGACTGGCAAGGGAAGTTTGTCCAAGGAGAGGGAAGTGATGCAAATTCTCCAGGAAACTTTAGCAACTCCTTCACAGTCCCTGCTCGCAGGACAaaaaagccaggctggggctgcctccagAGACTCTGTTCCAGCTTCAATTCAGCAGGCCCCAGAAGTAATAAAGGTAAGAGAGCAAAACTTTGATGGGATAGCGAGTAAAACAAACATGGGAAAATGTGGGGGGTTATGGGGAATTACATCTAAGTGATGCATTGTGCTTTGAATGCTGCAGTGTGGAATAATGTGTTCAACCTGGCAGAAATGTAGcctttatttaaatacaaacaaaaaaaggaaactgaaacccatgagaaaataaaataggtCCTGACCTGGAGTTTCACCTTTGAGCTTGATCCTTTCCTGCAGGTGCTCCTGTAGACTGTTTGCTTGTGGTTTAAATGGGTCCCTTATAATAGGGTGTAGTAATAATTACTTTAATAAGTATAAATAATTACTTTATTTCTAGGACCAAGTATTGGACTGCCTCTCAGCAGTTCAGTGAGAACTGATTCTTCCACCTCTCCCTTTCCCATCTCTGAGCAGCCTTTCTTGTCTTCCTCATCACTGGTTCCAGTCATCCACGGGACAAAGGACAGAATCTCAGAGGatttagttttgctttccctgtccTCAGTGCATGGAGTCATGTGGAGTCTGCATTGCTTGTATCTCAGATGAGGAGCAggttttcccaggaaaaagggTCTTGATGGGAGACTGCTTCAGAGGGAAGCCAGGGTTGTCTGTGGAGCACTCAGTGCTTTTCATTTGGTAACAGCTGCCAAATCTCAAGAAAACTTGTTGCCATACTTCCAAGTAGGCAGTAACTGTAGAAAGGACTTCAGTTTCCAAAATCCCCCTTCCACGTAGGCACTGAGAATATGCCCTGATTGTAAGTGAATTTTCACAGCTTCTTTCAGTTGGAGCTAAATGTGCATGTTTTCAGAACTGGCCACTTCAGCCCAAAATTTGATGCAGTTCTGAAAAAGAGCATATGGATTGTGTCTTACCTTACGTGAAGGCACTGAGATCCTTTTAGACCAGGCTCTCCAAGAGTTTCTGTTGTTGTTCTGTGAAACTTTGCTTACAGAAAATGGTATTCGGATATTTTCAGCAAGGGAAAGAATCTTTTTCCTTTGAGAGTATAGAATTAAACAGCTCCAAAATCTCTAAAGTAATCCCTTGTAATCTTGCCTTGTacattattttacaaaattttcTGACTTGTGAGTtcaaacaaaaatgtgtttgatgAAGTGCGACACTGGCTTTGTGGCAGATTTTATGTAATGCTTGAAAATGGGATGCATTTATGCTGCCAAGTGGCTTCTCAGTGTGGTGCCTTGGCAGGTTGTGCTCCCCTGATCCCACCTAGCTGTTAGtttgctcccagcctgccttcTATGGACATGTGctccacagctcccagagctctgctcctccgTGCAATCACACGACTCCTGCCTTGTGCAGATGCCCAGaacccaggaccctgggagaGAAGAGCTCTtctggggaggcagagctggtcCCCTCAGCAGTGGGCACAAGGCActgggctgctggctctgcccttgCCCTGAGCTTTGCTGTTATTTGTGGCACAGATGTGTCCTTTGTTAGATGTAGCATCTGGGGAATACATCCATATTCCTGGATCACTCCGGATGTAATTGAAGCTGCCTGTGGATTCTCACTCAGTATTGCA
The genomic region above belongs to Motacilla alba alba isolate MOTALB_02 chromosome 9, Motacilla_alba_V1.0_pri, whole genome shotgun sequence and contains:
- the PPP2R3A gene encoding serine/threonine-protein phosphatase 2A regulatory subunit B'' subunit alpha isoform X1, coding for MVSFAASLPSVVCAMAATYRLMVTSVNCYSSVVVEQHSQHTVHYCTGSCQLLRQGLTCIVAHHSVCAELSVQDADLDHKIPVPENGLALAGNEDYHQILPNNPRIKKGFSVQASSSLKDITGEAINLASGKIKEFSFEKLKNSSSHVAYRKGRKVRSESFSRRSFDFDLIYGHFNNDENCPPCGFLQSPSPVEKWQESSDAPEVTMNPVVPFCPHSFPEENFITQILEKHKLDGSSGGDIKVCLDILLKCSEDLKKCTDIIKHCIKKKSADVVGGGSSNDPLANSERIYMNLMTRFSSYLKKLPFELKTAGQREASDWAELMNCFHGLQQTPFPLVFGDEQPPRYEDIIQLPSSSAVPLVLPGQGEVTSTSQSIQTGTGSFTSSSLPGVPPESSVRALKDALPQSPAPSPCDCTSATEALYIEEESDGDTTAGTQKKAEQKGGWQSPEHSYQRAAGSDLAADAKAEQARVGDAPEQTAPLKPASDPVLGGAQVAVPKGAQTCSRVDKEEIDKLLLDLESFSQKMQSTLREPSRKEGEPASLQVSGRQGRQAPPLALEPKSKPADPPSSLSKIMETNGHKMEEDDKALLLRILGSIEDFAQELVEFQTGKGSLSKEREVMQILQETLATPSQSLLAGQKSQAGAASRDSVPASIQQAPEVIKVQSKQEKKAGTSSPAPLQPVVSTCTPLPVNKATSSTPVPINIPRFYFPKGLPNVCTNHEEIIARIEEAFTEFEDGKANICDMGKIAKICGCPLYWKAPLFSASGGERTGCVSVHSFVSMWRKILRSCHDDASRFTSLLAKPGCDCLRQEDFIPLLQDVVETHPGLTFLKDAPEFHSRYITTVIQRIFYTVNRSWSGKITLTELRKSNFLQTLALLEEEDDINQITDYFSYEHFYVIYCKFWELDTDHDLYISQKDLARYSDQALSNRIIERIFSGAVVRGTEVQKEGRMSYADFVWLLISEEDKRSATSIEYWFRCMDLDGDGVLSMYELEYFYEEQCERMEVMGIEPLPFQDLLCQMLDLVKPEREGRVTLRDLKRCRMAHVFFNTFFNLEKYLDNEQRDPFAVQKDMDSDSPEPSDWDRYAAEEYEILVAEESGNEQLQEGSCEDDYDTDEVLPPPETGDKSDKLIISDL